GGCGGCAGCTTCGCCGCGAGGGCTTCGACGTTGCCCGATGCACGGTGGCACGGCTGATGAAGGTCATGGGTATTCAAGGCATTGTCCGGGGCAAGCCGCACAGGACGACGATCCCCGACAAGAAGGCAGCCTGTCCGCTGGACAAGGTGAACCGCCAGTTCCGGGTGCCGGCACCCAACATGCTCTGGGTCAGTGATTTCACCTATGTCGCAACCTGGAAGGGGTTCGCCTATGTGGCTTTCGTCATCGACGCCTATGCCCGCAAGATCGTCGGCTGGCGTGTCAGCACCTCGGCGCATGCGGGGTTCGTCCTCGATGCCTTGGAACAGGCGGTCCACGAACGCCGGCCAGCCAAGGGCATGGGACTGGTTCATCACAGCGACCGCGGCTCCCAATACCTGTCCATCCGCTACACCGAGCGCCTCGCAGAAGCAGGCATCGAACCTTCGGTTGGCAGCGTGGGCGACAGTTACGACAACGCGCTGGCCGAGACGATCAAAGGCCTGTTCAAGGCCGAGGTCATCCACCGACGCGGACCTTGGCGCAGCTTCGAGGCCGTCGAATATGCGACCCTCGAATGGGTGGACTGGTTCAACAACCGCCGCCTGCTCGAGCCGATCGGGAACATCCCGCCCGCAGAAGCCGAGGTCAACTTCTACGCCGCTCTGGAAACTGACGCCATGGCCGCGTAACTAACCGAAATCAGCCTCCGGCAAACCCGGCGCGGTTCACAGAGATGAAGCGCAGCAGGTTTACCGAAGATCAGATCATCGGCATTTTGAAAGAGCACGAGGCCGGGGTTTCCGTTGCGGATCTGTGCCGGAAGCACGGTGTCAGCGATGCGACCGTCTACAAATGGAAAGCCAAATATGGCGGCATGGATGTCAGCGAGGCCAAGCGCCTAAAGGGGCTCGAGGACGAGAACGCGCGCCTGAAGCGACTTCTTGCGGATTCGATGCTCGACAATGCGGCGCTCAAGGATCTCCGTGGAAAAAAGTGGTGACGCCCGCCGCGAAGCGGCAAGCGGTCGCGCATCTGGTGGCGGGCCACGGGATGAGCGAACGGCGGGCGTGTCGGGTGATCGGCTGCTGCCGTATGACCATGCGCTACGAGGCGATCCGGCAGGACGACCCTGTGCTGCGCGAGCGGCTGAAGGAGTTGGCGCGGGTGCGCCGCCGGTTCGGCTACCGTCGCCTGCATGTGTTCCTGCGGCGTGAGGGCCATGTGGTGAACCACAAGCGCCTGTTCCGCATCTACCGCGAGGAACGGCTGCACGTGCGCCGTCGTGGCGGGCGGAAGCGGGCCATCGGCACGCGGGCACCGATGACATTGCCTTTGAGGCCGAACCAGCGCTGGTCGTTGGACTTCGTATCCGATCAACTGACGGATGGTCGTCGCTTCCGGATCATGACCGTGGTGGATGACTGCACGCGGGAATGCCTGGCCCTGATCGCCGACACATCATTGTCAGGCGCAAGGGTGGCACGTGAATTGGCAACGCTGTTCGATCTGCGCGGCAAACCGACGACGGTAGTCAGTGACAACGGCACCGAGTTCACCTCGAACGCGATCCTGACCTTCGCCGATGACCGCAAGATCGACTGGCACTACATCGCGCCAGGAAAGCCGACACAGAACGCCTTCATCGAGAGCTTCAACGGCCGCCTGCGCGATGAGCTTTTGAACGAAACGCTGTTCCCGTCACTGAACCATGCCCGCGCCAAGCTCGCGGCCTGGCGCACGGACTATAACACCGAACGGCCCCACTCCCGTCTCGGCTGGCAGACCCCAGCCGAGTTTGCCCAAACCTTCGCCCCGCAACGGGGCCTGTCGCTGCGCAGTCCGCAAAGCTCCGCGCCAGCCCCCGTTGCCCAACCCGCCAAAATTGGCAAAACTCAAACCCCGAGTCTCGCTCACGCTGGATAAAAGTCGGGGGCAACGTCATCGATGACGAGACTTTCGACGACATCGACGGTTTTTGCCGAGGAAGGGGCAGGTCAGTTCCAAAGACCCCAAGGAACACCGTCCCTGATCGGCGACTAATTCAGCGGCCTGGTAGAAGGTTAGTCGTTAGGTCATGTTGACAAATGGCGGAGCCAGAGGCGGATCGATGTGATGTCGATGAAGCCCAGGAAGCTCTCGGCGGTCTTGTCGTAACGAGTGGCGACGCGGCGGGCATTCTTCAGTTTGTTGAAGCAGCGCTCGACGAGGTTGCGGAGCCGGTATAGCGTGCGGTCAACGGCCACGCGCAGCTTGCGGGATTTTCGCATCGGGATCACGGGCACGACGTTGCGCGCTTCCATGGTTTTACGAACCTTGCCAGAGTCATAGCCCCGATCCGCCAGCAGGACTGAGGGCTCGGGCAGGTTGTCGTCCATGACCAGATCGAAGCCCAGATAATCCGAGGTCTGCCCAGGTGTGATGTCCGATCTCATGGGAAGGCCTGCGCCGTTGATGCGGAGGTGGATCTTGGTCGTGAAGCCACCGCGCGAGCGGCCGAAACCCTGTCGCGGAGTCCCCCTTTTGCGCCCGCTGCCTGATGATGGGCGCGAACCACGGTGCTGTCGATCATCTGCAGGGCATCCGGAACCAACCTGCTTTCGTTCAGGGCTTCCAAGATCTGCTCCCACAGTCCCGCCAGCGTCCAGCGTCGGAACTGGCGGTAAACGGATGACCACTTCCCGAACTCATCGGGAAGGTCACGCCAAGGCGATCCCGTCCGCGCGATCCAGAAAATGCCATCCAGAACAAGGCGATGGTTCAGGGGTTTGCGTCCGTTCGGGGCGCGGAGAGCCAAGATGAAGCGTTCATGGAACGCCCACTCCTCGTCCGACATCAGGTCTCGTGCCAAGCTGGTCTCCATCGTAGATACCAGCTTGAATCACGAGCAGCGCCCCCTGTGAATCCCTTTTGTCAACACGGCCTAGGAGGCAACTTGGCTCCATTGCATCACCGACGGGAGAAGGCAGGATCGTCCATCTTGTGGTTTCCCGCATCTTCGGCCTCACGAAGGCGCTATCCCTCGGACGGCCTGGAGCGTCGGTGTAACAACCGCGCCAGACGACCTTATTCAGCTTCGGCTCGATCTGCTCCAGTTGGCATCCCTGCTCTGGGCGCCGTGCAGCCTTAGACCCCATGATCGCGCTGTGAGCTGACTGGGCCGGTGGCGATGGCTATCACCGTTTCCGCGTTCGGGCATTCCTTTGGACCGATGGCAGTCATGCCCTCACCCTTGAACAGCAGCCCATATACCACCCTCTTATTCCAGAAAGCGATCTGCGCGATCCCGGCCGGCAGGGTGAAGACGAGGTGGAAATATTCGACCAGCAGCAGGTCCTCGGCCCGTGCCGCTATCCAGTCGCGTGCCGCCGGCCCCTGGCACTTCGGGCAATGCCGGTTCTTGCAGCTGTTATAGGCAATGTGGTGATGGCCGCACTTGCCGCAAGCAACCACATGCCCGCCGAGCGCTTCGGTCCGGCAGGCCTCGATCGCCGACATCACCTTCAGCTGGGTCAGGCTGACATGTCCGGCATTGGCCCGTCGCCACGCAGGGCCATGGGTGCGGATGATGTCAGAGATCTCCAGCCGCAACCGGGTCACGGCCGGCGCCGATCACTCCAGGCTTCGCTGCACGGTCTGATCCTGCAGCTGCGCCAGCATCTCATACGGGCTGGGCGACCTGCGCCTCCTCGCCAATCCCCCGAATGCGCATATCTTCGATCATCCGCTGGCGCAGCGGCGAAATCCTCTCTTCGTCCATGAGAACCTCCTGTCTGTCGATTGAGAGGCCTCAATCGACAGACAGAAGCGGCCGGCGCCAAATGCACCACGATCACAACAACCCTGAACACCAGCCACGGGCGCCATTGCCGCGCGAGCGGCTTCATCCAAGGGCCGCGTCTTCCCTCAACCCGCCGCCCGGCGTGGTGCCCCTATGCCGTGGGCACCGTGCCGCCGTCGATGACGAGTGCCCGCATCCGCCGCGAGTCGCTCGGCCAAGGCGACCGCCGCCTCGGTCTCGACCCAGCTGGGGGAGACGCGCAGGACCCGCACGCCTTTGGGCGAAACTTCCTTCGACAGGCTCTTGCTGTAGGTGGACCGCGCGACCTTCGCCGCGGCATAGACGGTGGTCGATTCCGGCAGCGGCAGGCGCCCCTGGATCGAGGTGACATGCACGATGACACCCGACCCCTGTTCAACCATGCCGGGCAGCAAGGCCTGGTCGAGACGAACGGCGGGCATCAGATTGAGGTTCAGTTCCTTTAGCCATTCGGCATCGTCCAGAGCAGCGAAGCCGCCGGGCGGGGCGGACGATCCGCCGACGGCATGGATGATCAGATCGACACCGCCCAGATGATCAAGAACGCGTTGGGCGATGGCGGCGCATCCCCCGGCTGTGGTGATGTCGGCCGCGACGAAATGAACCCTTGGAATGGGAGCGGCCGGCAGGCTGCGGGCGGTCGTGACCACGTGCGCGCCAGCGCTCATCAGGGTTCCGACGACGGCGGCCCCGATGCCTTTCGTTCCGCCGGTAACCAGAGCGCGCTTGCCCGCCAGACCGAGATCGAAGCTCATGGCGTAATCTCCAGCCCGGCGATCAGGTCGCCCTCAAGGGCGAAGGCATAGCGCAGATCGACCGGGCTGCCGGGTGCGCTGGACGCGCTCTCGGTGGGCACGACGAATATTCCCGTCGCCATCGGCCTGATCCTGATGATGTATCCGCCGCTGGCAGAGGTGCGCTACGAGGAACTGCCCCGCGTCTTTGCCGACCGGCGGGTGCTGGTCCTGTCGCTGGTCCAGAACTGGATCATCGGCCCGGTGCTGATGTTCGCGCTGGCGGAGATCTTCCTGCGCGATTATCCGGAATACATGACCGGCCTGATCCTGATCGGGCTGGCGCGCTGTATCGCCATGGTGCTGGTCTGGAACCAGCTGGCGCGCGGCGACGGGCAGTATGTCGCCGGGCTGGTGGCCTTCAACTCGATCTTCCAGATCCTGTTCTTCTCGACCTATGCCTGGCTGTTCCTGACCGTGCTGCCACCCCTGTTCGAGCTGGAGGGCAGCGTGATCGAGGTGGGCTTCCGGACCGTGACGGAGGCGGTGCTGATCTATCTGGGCATTCCCTTCGCCGCCGGTTTCCTGACCCGGCATGTGCTGATCCGGCGCAGGGGGAGAGGAGTGGTATCAAAAGCTGTTCCTGCCGAAGATCAGCACGATCACGCTGGCCGCGCTGCTCTTCACCATCGTGGCGATGTTCAGCCTGAAGGGTGGCGATGTCGTGCGCCTGCCGCTCGACACCGTCAGGATCGCGGTGCCGCTGGCGCTCTATTTCGTGATCCAGTTCCGCGTCAGCTTTGCCATGGGACGGCTGATCGAGGCCGATTATCCGCGCACCACCGCCATCGCCTTCACGGCGGCTGGCAACAATTTCGAGCTGGCGATCGCGGTTGCCATCGCAGCCTTCGGTCTGGCCTCGCCCGTGGCCTTCGCCGCGGTGATCGGCCCGCTGGTCGAGGTGCCCGCGCTGATCCTGCTGGTCCATGTCGCGCTGCGGCTCGGGCGGCGATGGTTTTCCCATGATGCTACTGCCCGGGAGATGAAAGCATGACCCTGCCGGATCTGCCGAACCTTCTTCCCAACTCGGTCGAAAGCCCCACCCTTCAGCATATCGCGTTGCCGCGAGCCACGCATCCACCCCGCATCCTGCTGCTCTATGGCTCGCTGCGCGCACGCTCCTACTGCCGGTTGCTGACGCTGGAAGCGGAACGCCTGTTGCGCCATTTCGGGGCGGAAACACGGGTGTTCGATCCGCATGGCCTGCCCTTGCCGGATGGGGAGGACGAAAGACATCCGAAGGTGCAGGAACTGCGCGAGTTGTGCCAATGGTCCGAAGGGCAGGTCTGGACCAGCCCCGAGCGGCATGGAGCGATGTCGGGCGTGATGAAATCGCAGATCGACTGGATCCCGCTGGCGCTCGGCGCGATCAGGCCGACCCAGGGGCGGGTGCTGGCGGTCATGCAGGTGTCGGGCGGGTCCCAGATCCGCTCGACTGCCATGGCTCGAAGCGCCTGAGGAGCGACGCCCGTTGGGCATGGTCGGGACGGCAAAGCCCCAGATCGTCTCATCTTCTTCCGGAACCTCTCCGTCCAGCACTGTCACCTCCTTTGATCAGGTGACAGCAGTATCGCTAACAGGCCGCTGAAAAAGTCGGCTCTCGACCCGGTTTATCGCAGCGACGCGCAACGCCTGTGACCGACACCCATGCGCTGGGTCTGCAGGCCGCGCAGGGCACGATTCTGACCCACGCCCATGGCACCGATCCTCGGCAGCGCATTGGTCAGCTGAGCGTGATCGGGACCGCCCCTGCACCGGAGGATGCGCTGCCGGCCAAGGCGGGTGGTCTCGGGAGCCGTCCACGGTTCGGTCCATTCACGCCTCTCGGGACGGTGGCCGCAAGCACATACCCTGCCAATTCAGTATCAGGGTCACTGCCGAAGCATGGAAAACGGGAAAGAGACGGCAAAAACACTTTATCCCTCAGTGTGACTCGCATTTTACCC
Above is a genomic segment from Paracoccus aestuarii containing:
- a CDS encoding IS3 family transposase (programmed frameshift); amino-acid sequence: MSKTTNKFSPEVRERAVRLVLDNEGQHASRWQAVMSIAAKIGCTPQTLNDWVKKAEVDSGRRAGIPSDLAEKMKALERENRELRQANEILRKASAYFCDGGARPPVEVMVGFIDAHRDAHGVEPICAVLPIAPSTYYEHLAKRADPSRLSERARRDEALRPEILRVFEENWRVYGVRKIWRQLRREGFDVARCTVARLMKVMGIQGIVRGKPHRTTIPDKKAACPLDKVNRQFRVPAPNMLWVSDFTYVATWKGFAYVAFVIDAYARKIVGWRVSTSAHAGFVLDALEQAVHERRPAKGMGLVHHSDRGSQYLSIRYTERLAEAGIEPSVGSVGDSYDNALAETIKGLFKAEVIHRRGPWRSFEAVEYATLEWVDWFNNRRLLEPIGNIPPAEAEVNFYAALETDAMAA
- a CDS encoding SDR family oxidoreductase is translated as MSFDLGLAGKRALVTGGTKGIGAAVVGTLMSAGAHVVTTARSLPAAPIPRVHFVAADITTAGGCAAIAQRVLDHLGGVDLIIHAVGGSSAPPGGFAALDDAEWLKELNLNLMPAVRLDQALLPGMVEQGSGVIVHVTSIQGRLPLPESTTVYAAAKVARSTYSKSLSKEVSPKGVRVLRVSPSWVETEAAVALAERLAADAGTRHRRRHGAHGIGAPRRAAG
- a CDS encoding IS5 family transposase (programmed frameshift) translates to METSLARDLMSDEEWAFHERFILALRAPNGRKPLNHRLVLDGIFWIARTGSPWRDLPDEFGKWSSVYRQFRRWTLAGLWEQILEALNESRLVPDALQMIDSTVVRAHHQAAGGKRGTPRQGFGRSRGGFTTKIHLRINGAGLPMRSDITPGQTSDYLGFDLVMDDNLPEPSVLLADRGYDSGKVRKTMEARNVVPVIPMRKSRKLRVAVDRTLYRLRNLVERCFNKLKNARRVATRYDKTAESFLGFIDITSIRLWLRHLST
- a CDS encoding IS3 family transposase (programmed frameshift) translates to MKRSRFTEDQIIGILKEHEAGVSVADLCRKHGVSDATVYKWKAKYGGMDVSEAKRLKGLEDENARLKRLLADSMLDNAALKDLRGKKVVTPAAKRQAVAHLVAGHGMSERRACRVIGCCRMTMRYEAIRQDDPVLRERLKELARVRRRFGYRRLHVFLRREGHVVNHKRLFRIYREERLHVRRRGGRKRAIGTRAPMTLPLRPNQRWSLDFVSDQLTDGRRFRIMTVVDDCTRECLALIADTSLSGARVARELATLFDLRGKPTTVVSDNGTEFTSNAILTFADDRKIDWHYIAPGKPTQNAFIESFNGRLRDELLNETLFPSLNHARAKLAAWRTDYNTERPHSRLGWQTPAEFAQTFAPQRGLSLRSPQSSAPAPVAQPAKIGKTQTPSLAHAG